In Triticum urartu cultivar G1812 chromosome 6, Tu2.1, whole genome shotgun sequence, the following proteins share a genomic window:
- the LOC125513906 gene encoding trihelix transcription factor GTL1-like isoform X2 — MQHPEQGGAGYPYGPPLTGMAPLLPQPASAAVPVSSIPSPTPSPMQPQPQPAGTSFDQLPAARVSSIPSPTPSPSPMQPPPQPAGTNFDQLPSAGAVSFHDDENTPVDGGSGRSGGDAGAGGSGSRWPREETVALIRIRSEMDGAFRNAALKAPVWEEVSRKLAELGYRRSAKKCKEKFENVDKYYRRTKEGRAGRQDGKNYRFFKELEALHAAAPQQNQHMATAAPILPDPRPLAMAPAYPGAGLPDLSLSSNSESESDDESDEEEDQAGGGGGRSNESMMALFEGMIKQITEKQDATQRLFLETLEKWEADRTAREEAWRRQELARISREREQHARERAAAAARDAAVIAFLQRVGGSSVLPTPMPAHTAPHPDAPASSLQLVVAAPEEGGRRGGGESSAGMSRWPKEEVHALIQLRMEKDEHCQDMGAKGPLWEDISAGMRRIGYNRSSKRCKEKWENINKYFKKVKESNKRRPEDSKTCPYFHQLDAIYRKKQSAVSNAAGGCSSTASGNAVAAVNASASEQHNPWRELEGKISNDFDRRHSVGGGSSDAPPGDGEVAAASTVLDAIATTKSEDNVMAMESNIQSQQTEVTATDETDSDDIEGNYTDDGDDDDGDEDDKMKYTIEFQKHKEGGSSSAPAAPATAATVVTSSAPTGSTFLAVQ; from the exons aTGCAGCATCCCGAGCAGGGTGGCGCCGGGTACCCCTACGGGCCGCCGCTTACGGGGATGGCCCCGTTGTTGCCGCAGCCGGCATCCGCGGCCGTGCCTGTCAGCAGCATCCCGTCTCCGACGCCGTCGCCGATGCAGCCGCAGCCGCAGCCAGCGGGGACGAGCTTCGACCAATTGCCAGCCGCGCGTGTCAGCAGCATCCCGTCTccgacgccgtcgccgtcgccgatGCAGCCGCCGCCGCAGCCAGCGGGGACGAACTTCGACCAATTGCCGTCCGCCGGCGCCGTCAGCTTCCACGACGACGAGAACACGCCGGTCGACGGCGGAAGCGGCAGGAGCGGCGGCGACGCGGGGGCGGGAGGGTCCGGCAGCCGGTGGCCGCGGGAGGAGACGGTGGCGCTCATCAGGATCCGGTCGGAGATGGACGGCGCCTTCCGGAACGCCGCCCTCAAGGCCCCCGTCTGGGAGGAGGTCTCCAG GAAGCTTGCGGAGCTGGGCTACCGCAGGAGCGCCAAGAAGTGCAAGGAGAAGTTCGAGAACGTGGACAAGTACTACCGCCGCACCAAGGAAGGCCGCGCCGGGCGCCAGGACGGCAAGAACTACCGCTTCTTCAAGGAGCTCGAAGCGCTCCACGCCGCGGCCCCGCAGCAGAACCAGCACATGGCGACCGCCGCGCCAATCTTGCCAGATCCTCGGCCGTTGGCAATGGCGCCTGCCTATCCTGGCGCCGGCCTGCCGGACCTCAGCTTGTCGTCGAATTCGGAGTCAGAGTCGGACGACGAGTCAGACGAGGAGGAAGAccaggcgggcggcggcggcggcaggagcAACGAGAGCATGATGGCGCTCTTCGAGGGGATGATAAAGCAGATCACGGAGAAGCAAGACGCGACGCAGCGGCTGTTCCTGGAGACGCTTGAGAAGTGGGAGGCCGACCGCACCGCGCGGGAGGAGGCATGGCGCCGGCAGGAGCTGGCCCGCATAAGCCGCGAAAGGGAGCAGCACGCCCGGGAGCGAGCCGCCGCGGCCGCCCGCGACGCCGCCGTGATCGCGTTCCTCCAGCGCGTCGGCGGGAGCTCCGTGCTGCCCACCCCAATGCCGGCCCACACAGCGCCTCATCCCGACGCGCCGGCCTCCTCGCTCCAGCTGGTGGTCGCCGCGCCGGAGGAGGgcggccggcgaggaggaggggAGAGCAGCGCGGGCATGTCACGGTGGCCCAAGGAGGAGGTCCATGCGCTGATCCAGCTGCGGATGGAGAAGGACGAGCACTGCCAGGACATGGGGGCCAAAGGGCCGCTGTGGGAGGACATCTCCGCCGGCATGCGGAGGATCGGCTACAACCGGAGCTCCAAGCGGTGCAAGGAGAAGTGGGAGAACATCAACAAGTACTTCAAGAAGGTGAAGGAGAGCAACAAGAGGCGCCCCGAGGACTCCAAGACGTGCCCCTACTTCCACCAGCTCGACGCTATCTACCGCAAGAAGCAATCTGCCGTGAGCAACGCCGCCGGCGGCTGCTCTAGCACTGCCTCCGGGAACGCTGTGGCCGCGGTCAACGCCTCCGCCTCCGAGCAGCATAACCCCTGGCGCGAGCTCGAGGGTAAGATCAGCAACGACTTTGACAGGAGGCACAGCGTTGGAGGGGGAAGCTCAGATGCCCCGCCCGGCGACGGCGAGGTGGCCGCGGCCAGTACCGTGCTTGATGCCATCGCTACAACCAAG TCTGAAGACAACGTGATGGCAATGGAGTCAAACATTCAGTCCCAGCAGACGGAGGTGACGGCGACGGACGAGACGGACAGCGACGACATCGAAGGCAACTACACCGAtgacggcgacgacgacgacggcgacgaggaTGACAAGATGAAGTACACCATAGAGTTCCAGAAGCACAAAGA
- the LOC125513906 gene encoding trihelix transcription factor GTL1-like isoform X1, with translation MQHPEQGGAGYPYGPPLTGMAPLLPQPASAAVPVSSIPSPTPSPMQPQPQPAGTSFDQLPAARVSSIPSPTPSPSPMQPPPQPAGTNFDQLPSAGAVSFHDDENTPVDGGSGRSGGDAGAGGSGSRWPREETVALIRIRSEMDGAFRNAALKAPVWEEVSRKLAELGYRRSAKKCKEKFENVDKYYRRTKEGRAGRQDGKNYRFFKELEALHAAAPQQNQHMATAAPILPDPRPLAMAPAYPGAGLPDLSLSSNSESESDDESDEEEDQAGGGGGRSNESMMALFEGMIKQITEKQDATQRLFLETLEKWEADRTAREEAWRRQELARISREREQHARERAAAAARDAAVIAFLQRVGGSSVLPTPMPAHTAPHPDAPASSLQLVVAAPEEGGRRGGGESSAGMSRWPKEEVHALIQLRMEKDEHCQDMGAKGPLWEDISAGMRRIGYNRSSKRCKEKWENINKYFKKVKESNKRRPEDSKTCPYFHQLDAIYRKKQSAVSNAAGGCSSTASGNAVAAVNASASEQHNPWRELEGKISNDFDRRHSVGGGSSDAPPGDGEVAAASTVLDAIATTKKSEDNVMAMESNIQSQQTEVTATDETDSDDIEGNYTDDGDDDDGDEDDKMKYTIEFQKHKEGGSSSAPAAPATAATVVTSSAPTGSTFLAVQ, from the exons aTGCAGCATCCCGAGCAGGGTGGCGCCGGGTACCCCTACGGGCCGCCGCTTACGGGGATGGCCCCGTTGTTGCCGCAGCCGGCATCCGCGGCCGTGCCTGTCAGCAGCATCCCGTCTCCGACGCCGTCGCCGATGCAGCCGCAGCCGCAGCCAGCGGGGACGAGCTTCGACCAATTGCCAGCCGCGCGTGTCAGCAGCATCCCGTCTccgacgccgtcgccgtcgccgatGCAGCCGCCGCCGCAGCCAGCGGGGACGAACTTCGACCAATTGCCGTCCGCCGGCGCCGTCAGCTTCCACGACGACGAGAACACGCCGGTCGACGGCGGAAGCGGCAGGAGCGGCGGCGACGCGGGGGCGGGAGGGTCCGGCAGCCGGTGGCCGCGGGAGGAGACGGTGGCGCTCATCAGGATCCGGTCGGAGATGGACGGCGCCTTCCGGAACGCCGCCCTCAAGGCCCCCGTCTGGGAGGAGGTCTCCAG GAAGCTTGCGGAGCTGGGCTACCGCAGGAGCGCCAAGAAGTGCAAGGAGAAGTTCGAGAACGTGGACAAGTACTACCGCCGCACCAAGGAAGGCCGCGCCGGGCGCCAGGACGGCAAGAACTACCGCTTCTTCAAGGAGCTCGAAGCGCTCCACGCCGCGGCCCCGCAGCAGAACCAGCACATGGCGACCGCCGCGCCAATCTTGCCAGATCCTCGGCCGTTGGCAATGGCGCCTGCCTATCCTGGCGCCGGCCTGCCGGACCTCAGCTTGTCGTCGAATTCGGAGTCAGAGTCGGACGACGAGTCAGACGAGGAGGAAGAccaggcgggcggcggcggcggcaggagcAACGAGAGCATGATGGCGCTCTTCGAGGGGATGATAAAGCAGATCACGGAGAAGCAAGACGCGACGCAGCGGCTGTTCCTGGAGACGCTTGAGAAGTGGGAGGCCGACCGCACCGCGCGGGAGGAGGCATGGCGCCGGCAGGAGCTGGCCCGCATAAGCCGCGAAAGGGAGCAGCACGCCCGGGAGCGAGCCGCCGCGGCCGCCCGCGACGCCGCCGTGATCGCGTTCCTCCAGCGCGTCGGCGGGAGCTCCGTGCTGCCCACCCCAATGCCGGCCCACACAGCGCCTCATCCCGACGCGCCGGCCTCCTCGCTCCAGCTGGTGGTCGCCGCGCCGGAGGAGGgcggccggcgaggaggaggggAGAGCAGCGCGGGCATGTCACGGTGGCCCAAGGAGGAGGTCCATGCGCTGATCCAGCTGCGGATGGAGAAGGACGAGCACTGCCAGGACATGGGGGCCAAAGGGCCGCTGTGGGAGGACATCTCCGCCGGCATGCGGAGGATCGGCTACAACCGGAGCTCCAAGCGGTGCAAGGAGAAGTGGGAGAACATCAACAAGTACTTCAAGAAGGTGAAGGAGAGCAACAAGAGGCGCCCCGAGGACTCCAAGACGTGCCCCTACTTCCACCAGCTCGACGCTATCTACCGCAAGAAGCAATCTGCCGTGAGCAACGCCGCCGGCGGCTGCTCTAGCACTGCCTCCGGGAACGCTGTGGCCGCGGTCAACGCCTCCGCCTCCGAGCAGCATAACCCCTGGCGCGAGCTCGAGGGTAAGATCAGCAACGACTTTGACAGGAGGCACAGCGTTGGAGGGGGAAGCTCAGATGCCCCGCCCGGCGACGGCGAGGTGGCCGCGGCCAGTACCGTGCTTGATGCCATCGCTACAACCAAG AAGTCTGAAGACAACGTGATGGCAATGGAGTCAAACATTCAGTCCCAGCAGACGGAGGTGACGGCGACGGACGAGACGGACAGCGACGACATCGAAGGCAACTACACCGAtgacggcgacgacgacgacggcgacgaggaTGACAAGATGAAGTACACCATAGAGTTCCAGAAGCACAAAGA